The following are from one region of the Nicotiana tomentosiformis chromosome 7, ASM39032v3, whole genome shotgun sequence genome:
- the LOC138895876 gene encoding uncharacterized protein: MDTLCRNPSHTNLVILPKNPVVHTYLDMKPISLGNFINKVISRVVYDKLDGILPSIVSKNQSDFLKGRNIIENVLLTQEIITYISLRGKPANMVIKIDMDKA; this comes from the coding sequence ATGGACACACTTTGCAGAAATCCATCACACACAAACTTGGTTATCTTGCCGAAGAATCCTGTGGTTCACACATATTTGGATATGAAGCCGATTAGTCTTGGCAATTTCATAAATAAGGTTATTTCAAGAGTGGTTTATGACAAACTTGATGGTATCCTACCATCTATTGTCTCTAAAAACCAGTCTGATTTTCTCAAAGGGAGGAACATTATTGAGAATGTGCTACTTACACAAGAGATTATTACATACATAAGTTTAAGAGGTAAACCGGCCAATATGGTGATTAAGATTGACATGGACAAGGCTTAA